One segment of Solanum lycopersicum chromosome 1, SLM_r2.1 DNA contains the following:
- the LOC101253713 gene encoding YTH domain-containing protein ECT4: MAAGAPPADQAADLLQNLSLDSRNKTLEIADTKKKPSGNPTDGANGQLQSADRSVTPVLPEFMDPNLCYVPNSYASTAYYYGYDASANEWEDYARYTNPDGVEMPGVYGDNSSLIYHHAYGYAPYSPYSPATSPVPTVGHDGQLYGSQQYHYPYFQPLPLTSTSNTSSAALPKGEIATSAAAADQTSLSVDSAKGNSNVIVNGGVKGNTGHMPVRPAFQNSSLNANGSYGPGTLPGGAASGYQDPRLGFDGVRSPIPWIDGSMFTDGQARPVVNNSFTPSFSNGYAAPSTKNQNVHPHVMGMHHPRSSSSVNTTNGYMNRMYPNKYYGQFGNSFNSGMGFGPNRYDTRATGRGGWMTVDNRSKPRGRGNSFYGYGNENMDGLNELNRGPRGKGSKNQKSSTPVALAVKGQNIPLAVTKDAEEDKPSLMPDREQYNHPDFPVTYADAKFFIIKSYSEDDVHKSIKYNVWASTPNGNKKLDAAYQEAQQNSGGCPVFLFFSVNTSGQFVGVAEMVGPVDFNKNVEYWQQDKWVGCFPVKWHIVKDVPNSLLKHITLENNENKPVTNSRDTQEVKVEQGLQVLKIFKDHISKQCILDDFEFYEDRQKRIQDKKAKQQLFQKQSQVWEGKATTEEKNRDHSKVDLKPQKPTEVSACLNKENLPAAAQTSTVEVKLTEIVPVTKTGDDVKDVKPVTVSEKKPVANGASNGC, translated from the exons ATGGCTGCTGGTGCTCCTCCTGCTGATC AAGCTGCAGATTTGCTGCAGAATTTGTCACTGGATTCTCGGAATAAGACTCTTGAAATTGCAGATACAAAAAAGAAG CCTTCTGGGAACCCTACAGATGGGGCAAACGGTCAGCTTCAGTCGGCTGATCGGTCTGTGACACCTGTGTTGCCAGAATTCATGGATCCAAATTTGTGCTATGTTCCTAACAGTTATGCCTCAACAGCATACTATTATG GATATGATGCTTCTGCTAACGAGTGGGAGGACTATGCACGATATACGAATCCGGATGGAGTTGAGATGCCT GGAGTTTATGGAGACAACAGTTCACTTATCTATCATCATGCCTATGGTTATGCACCCTATAGTCCATATTCACCTGCTACTTCGCCTGTCCCTACTGTGGGGCATGATGGCCAACTTTATGGATCGCAACAATATCACTATCCGTATTTCCAGCCTCTCCCCCTGACCAGTACTTCAAACACTAGTTCAGCTGCCCTGCCAAAAGGTGAGATTGCCACTTCTGCAGCAGCTGCTGACCAAACATCATTATCTGTGGATTCTGCTAAAGGGAACTCAAATGTCATTGTGAATGGTGGTGTAAAGGGAAATACTGGGCATATGCCTGTGAGGCCTGCATTCCAGAATTCATCCTTAAATGCTAATGGCTCTTATGGACCTGGCACATTGCCAGGAGGAGCTGCTTCAGGTTATCAGGACCCTAGACTGGGTTTTGATGGTGTTCGTTCTCCTATTCCATGGATTGATGGGTCAATGTTCACTGATGGGCAAGCTAGGCCAGTGGTGAACAATTCTTTTACGCCATCATTTTCAAATGGCTATGCTGCTCCATCAACAAAGAATCAGAATGTTCATCCACATGTAATG GGCATGCACCACCCAAGGTCTTCATCTAGTGTGAACACAACTAATGGGTATATGAATAGGATGTATCCCAACAAATATTATGGGCAGTTTGGGAACTCATTCAATTCTGGCATGGGGTTTGGGCCTAACCGGTATGATACTCGCGCTACAGGTCGTGGTGGGTGGATGACAGTTGATAACAGGTCTAAACCCAGGGGTAGAGGAAATAGTTTCTATGGCTATGGCAATGAAAACATGGATGGTTTAAATGAGCTCAACAGGGGACCGAGAGGTAAAGGATCCAAGAATCAGAAGAGTTCTACACCAGTTGCTCTGGCAGTCAAGGGGCAGAACATCCCTCTTGCTGTAACCAAAGATGCCGAGGAAGATAAACCAAGCCTGATGCCTGACAGAGAACAATACAACCATCCAGATTTTCCAGTGACATATGCTGATGCCAAGTTCTTTATCATCAAGTCTTACAGTGAAGACGATGTGCACAAAAGCATCAAATATAATGTGTGGGCTAGCACACCAAATGGCAACAAGAAGCTTGATGCTGCTTACCAAGAGGCTCAACAAAATTCTGGAGGCTGCccagtttttcttttcttctcg GTAAATACAAGTGGGCAGTTTGTTGGTGTTGCAGAGATGGTAGGGCCAGTTGATTTCAACAAGAATGTGGAGTATTGGCAGCAAGACAAGTGGGTCGGCTGTTTTCCTGTCAAGTGGCACATTGTGAAGGATGTACCCAATAGCTTGTTGAAACACATTACACTGGAAAACAACGAGAACAAGCCTGTTACGAACAGCAGAGATACTCAGGAG GTTAAAGTGGAGCAGGGTCTGCAAGTGCTCAAGATATTTAAGGATCATATTAGCAAACAGTGTATCCTTGATGATTTTGAGTTCTATGAGGATCGTCAGAAGAGAATTCAGGATAAGAAGGCCAAGCAACAGCTATTCCAGAAACAG TCTCAGGTATGGGAAGGTAAAGCTACTACTGAAGAGAAGAACAGAGATCATTCAAAGGTTGATCTCAAGCCACAAAAACCTACAGAAGTTTCAGCTTGTTTGAACAAAGAAAATTTACCGGCTGCTGCCCAGACTAGCACTGTGGAAGTCAAGCTTACCGAAATTGTACCAGTTACAAAAACTGGAGATGATGTGAAGGATGTTAAACCGGTCACTGTATCAGAAAAGAAACCTGTAGCAAATGGGGCTTCTAATGGATGCTAA
- the LOC138341996 gene encoding uncharacterized protein: MGDRVVEFGKIFYYKDELLRTKLGSSCVVKLGELDALGRPVFQSFYICFNPLKKAFGCFLKGICRGQLLVFVARDGNNQMLPLAWVVVEYKKKDTWTWFIKLLKDDLELGDGENLTLITDMQKSYADVLQPVTKIEMWPESTNSTIAPPEIKSMPGRPAEHSTKRSRGRPHAEPSASLGPAKRSRGRPSPTTPSVSPRPAKRSRERPPSTPSASPGPSASAAPTKGARGRPPATPSAPNASTTHTKSARGRTPAPPSAPSTCPSPDNSNKQRGRVRGNTTSYKRQAVIGMGMFQAEDGFKALNHGMSNCKIFSIGSTKVTKSANVTGDIGYKPSTAPKLKWNGKEAITTRKLQQMRGEQRKSKGSSSTNPI; encoded by the exons ATGGGTGATCGTGTTGTggaatttgggaaaattttttactataaagATGAATTGTTGAGGACCAAACTAGGGAGCAGTTGTGTTGTTAAACTTGGTGAACTTGATGCTCTTGGTAGGCCAGTATTTCAGAGCTTTTACATATGTTTTAATCCATTGAAGAAGGCATTCGGTTGTTTCCTTAAAGGGATTTGTAGAGGACAATTGTTAGTTTTTGTGGCCAGAGATGGTAATAACCAGATGTTGCCACTTGCTTGGGTAGTAGTtgagtataaaaaaaaagatacatgGACATGGTTTATCAAACTTTTGAAGGATGATCTAGAACTAGGAGATGGTGAAAATCTTACCCTGATCACAGATATGCAGAAA TCTTATGCCGATGTCCTTCAACCTGTCACAAAGATAGAGATGTGGCCTGAATCTACTAACTCCACAATTGCACCACCTGAAATAAAAAGCATGCCTGGCAGGCCAG CTGAGCATTCTACAAAGAGGTCAAGAGGAAGACCACATGCAGAACCTAGTGCATCTCTAGGACCTGCAAAGAGGTCAAGAGGAAGACCATCTCCTACAACACCTAGTGTATCTCCAAGACCTGCAAAGAGGTCAAGAGAAAGGCCACCTTCTACACCTAGTGCATCTCCAGGACCTAGTGCATCTGCAGCACCTACAAAAGGTGCAAGAGGAAGACCACCTGCCACACCTAGTGCACCTAATGCATCTACAACACATACAAAGAGTGCAAGAGGAAGAACACCTGCACCACCTAGTGCACCTTCTACATGTCCATCGCCTGATAATAGTAACAAACAAAGAGGAAGGGTTAGGGGAAACACAACCTCATACAAAAGGCAAGCAGTCATTGGAATGGGTATGTTTCAAGCTGAAGATGGATTCAAAGCTCTCAAT CATGGTATGTCAAATTGTAAGATCTTCTCTATTGGTTCAACAAAGGTGACAAAATCTGCTAATGTTACTGGTGATATTGGTTACAAACCAAGTACTGCACCCAAGTTAAAATGGAATGGAAAAGAAGCAATCACAACAAGAAAACTTCAACAAATGAGGGGGgaacaaagaaaatcaaaaggAAGTAGTTCAACCAATCCAATCTAG